The Candidatus Caccoplasma merdavium genome has a segment encoding these proteins:
- a CDS encoding universal stress protein has protein sequence MSEDRLITVAIYTYEKAQIIKGILENEGIPVAIQNVNLIQPVVSSGVRIRIRENDLPRALKILEDSPIFEDLLQNKKSENRENQILVPVDFSDYSIKACRTAFTIAGSLKAKVVLLHTYLIPDFMSMLSATSVFSIEAVNDSDMEMYKEIRRQAEQDMKKLLEALNKEVKLGRLPDVEVEPVWKDGIPEDEIYRYAKVNRPLLIVMGTRGKGRKESDLIGSVTAEVFESACVPVLAIPENVPFVGFESVKSIAFFTNFDQQDLLAVDTFMRLFSAFRFSVHFVHIQSQRDVWDDVRLAGMKDYLEKHYEGYEVSCSLIKKEENLLDELQAFVEREKIDLLAMSTRRRNVFARLFNPGLAHKMIFHADTPLLVIPAAGNV, from the coding sequence ATGAGTGAAGACAGATTAATAACCGTTGCGATATATACCTATGAGAAAGCTCAGATTATCAAAGGTATATTGGAGAATGAAGGCATACCGGTAGCTATCCAGAATGTCAATCTGATTCAACCGGTGGTTTCTTCTGGGGTGCGTATCCGTATTCGCGAGAATGATTTGCCGCGTGCCCTCAAAATACTCGAAGACAGCCCTATCTTCGAAGATTTGTTGCAAAATAAAAAATCGGAGAATCGAGAGAACCAGATTTTGGTTCCCGTCGACTTCTCCGATTATTCTATCAAGGCATGCCGCACGGCTTTTACCATAGCCGGTTCGCTCAAAGCCAAAGTCGTCTTGCTGCACACCTACCTCATTCCCGATTTCATGAGCATGCTCTCGGCTACCAGTGTATTCTCCATCGAGGCTGTCAATGACAGCGATATGGAAATGTACAAGGAGATACGCCGCCAGGCCGAGCAGGACATGAAGAAATTGCTCGAAGCCCTCAACAAGGAGGTAAAACTGGGACGCCTGCCCGACGTCGAGGTAGAACCGGTGTGGAAAGACGGCATACCCGAAGACGAAATTTACCGTTATGCCAAGGTCAATCGTCCGTTGCTCATCGTTATGGGTACCCGAGGAAAGGGGCGCAAAGAGAGTGACCTCATAGGTAGTGTGACGGCCGAAGTTTTCGAGTCGGCTTGTGTCCCGGTATTGGCCATTCCCGAGAACGTACCTTTCGTCGGTTTCGAAAGTGTGAAAAGCATCGCCTTCTTCACCAATTTCGACCAACAGGATTTGTTGGCCGTAGATACTTTCATGCGGCTCTTCTCGGCATTCCGTTTCAGCGTCCATTTCGTGCATATCCAGTCACAGCGTGATGTGTGGGACGATGTACGGCTGGCGGGAATGAAAGACTATCTCGAAAAACATTACGAAGGGTATGAAGTCAGCTGCTCGCTCATCAAGAAGGAGGAGAATCTCCTCGATGAGCTCCAAGCCTTTGTCGAGAGAGAGAAAATCGACCTTTTGGCCATGTCCACACGCCGGCGCAACGTTTTCGCCCGTCTCTTCAATCCCGGGCTGGCCCACAAGATGATTTTCCACGCCGACACGCCATTGCTTGTCATACCGGCAGCCGGCAATGTCTAA
- a CDS encoding DNA-binding protein → MPKTITFNELRRIKDSLPDGSMHRIADELNVTVQTVRNYFGGNNYEFGKNCGLHIEPGPDGGIVVLDNTTIYDMAMKILEEENA, encoded by the coding sequence ATGCCAAAGACAATCACTTTCAACGAACTTCGTCGTATCAAAGATAGTTTACCCGACGGTTCCATGCACCGTATCGCCGATGAATTGAATGTAACCGTCCAAACCGTACGCAACTATTTCGGCGGCAACAACTATGAATTCGGTAAAAACTGCGGTCTCCACATCGAGCCGGGTCCCGACGGCGGTATCGTAGTCCTCGACAACACGACCATCTACGATATGGCCATGAAGATTCTCGAAGAAGAGAACGCATAG
- a CDS encoding phosphatase PAP2 family protein, which translates to MLDVLQELDRSLLLFFNQGHSLYWDQVMWIYTGKVVWIPLVLSMAFVAFRAGGWKNGLWLIAVAALVVLLCDQFSSSVCKPLFARFRPARDPDFSALVTIVNGYRGGLYGFFSSHAANAAGIVVFTTMLFRNRTYTVTAVIWALLTCYSRLYLGVHYPGDILVGLLWGSLVGWGGARLFLFVRSRFAPGTPSPYAGSRWVNLITAVVYATFLFILLAAPSLNFTLH; encoded by the coding sequence ATGCTCGATGTGTTACAGGAACTCGACCGCTCCCTGCTGCTTTTCTTCAATCAGGGACACTCTCTCTACTGGGACCAGGTGATGTGGATTTACACCGGGAAAGTGGTGTGGATTCCGTTGGTGCTTTCGATGGCGTTTGTTGCTTTCCGCGCCGGCGGGTGGAAAAACGGCTTGTGGCTCATCGCGGTAGCGGCTTTGGTGGTGCTCTTGTGCGACCAGTTCTCCTCTTCGGTATGCAAGCCGCTTTTTGCCCGTTTCCGTCCGGCGCGGGACCCCGATTTCTCGGCATTGGTGACGATTGTCAATGGGTACCGCGGCGGCTTGTACGGATTTTTTTCGAGCCATGCGGCCAATGCGGCCGGTATCGTCGTTTTCACGACGATGCTTTTCCGCAATCGCACCTACACCGTAACGGCCGTGATATGGGCTTTGCTCACCTGCTATTCGCGGCTCTATTTGGGCGTGCATTATCCCGGCGACATATTGGTGGGTTTGTTGTGGGGCTCGCTCGTGGGGTGGGGCGGAGCTCGTCTCTTCCTTTTCGTGCGTTCCCGTTTTGCCCCGGGAACCCCTTCGCCTTATGCCGGCAGTCGTTGGGTGAACCTCATTACGGCGGTGGTGTATGCGACATTCCTTTTTATTCTGCTGGCGGCTCCCTCACTCAATTTTACCCTTCATTGA
- a CDS encoding tetratricopeptide repeat protein produces MCIRKYMAMMFLALLCTVTPAGAQSLVSQANEAYRNGDYARAVELYEQSGEQDGTSAAYFYNLGNAYYKSGLYPRAILNYERALLLDPGNDDVRFNLEMAQARIADKIEPLGTFFLDQWFTTLRNLFSSNVWAVIAVVAFLIFLAGGVVYFFVDRVVWRKIGFFAGLLALLITIGANRFASVQKQQLTRRESAIVFAPTIIAKSSPSESGTDLFVLHEGTKVYIVDRVGEWSEIRLEDGNRGWIPTDRLEVI; encoded by the coding sequence ATGTGCATAAGAAAATATATGGCAATGATGTTTCTCGCCCTGCTCTGCACGGTAACGCCGGCCGGAGCCCAGTCTCTTGTCTCACAAGCCAACGAGGCTTATCGCAATGGCGATTATGCCCGGGCTGTCGAGCTCTATGAGCAGTCGGGCGAGCAGGACGGCACTTCGGCGGCCTATTTCTACAATTTGGGAAATGCATATTACAAGAGCGGGCTCTATCCGCGAGCCATACTCAATTACGAGCGGGCCCTGTTGCTCGACCCCGGAAACGATGACGTCCGTTTCAACCTCGAAATGGCGCAGGCCCGCATTGCCGATAAAATCGAACCCTTGGGCACCTTTTTCCTCGACCAGTGGTTCACGACGCTGCGCAACCTCTTTTCGTCGAATGTGTGGGCGGTCATTGCCGTGGTGGCCTTCCTCATTTTCCTGGCCGGCGGGGTCGTCTATTTCTTCGTCGATCGTGTCGTGTGGCGCAAGATAGGTTTTTTTGCCGGCCTTCTGGCTTTGCTTATTACGATTGGAGCCAACCGGTTTGCCTCGGTGCAGAAGCAGCAGCTTACCCGGCGTGAGAGCGCCATCGTCTTCGCCCCGACCATTATTGCCAAGAGTTCCCCATCGGAGAGCGGTACCGACCTGTTTGTCCTCCATGAGGGGACCAAGGTCTACATCGTCGACCGTGTGGGAGAGTGGAGCGAGATTCGTCTCGAAGACGGAAATCGCGGCTGGATTCCCACCGACCGCCTCGAAGTGATATAG
- a CDS encoding protein BatD: protein MKIRRIVLTLTACLAILSPVVAEEVRFSAAAPKQVIQGQQFQVVYTLQNADGNEFRAPDFSGFSVLFGPATSQSTQVSIVGGKMTKTNEYSYTYTLRADKEGNYTFAAATILVDGKQLTSNSLNIQVLPPDKNAPAASPGSAFGRSSTPSSQVVEPEFFARLILSKTSVYEQEPILATVKVYLRGGNLLGIQNVVLPSFDGFVSQEIDLGNLQVELENYNGNNYQTVALRQVLLYPQHAGDLEISSGKYDVSILVERAMPGIFRMMGGTQELVRSATTAPVTVKVKPLPTPRPASFMNAVGSNLKLTSSLSSETLTANEAATLKLTLSGTANLKYVKNPEVKFPVDFDVYDPKISTDLKNTPSGVSGTRTVEYTVIPRSAGEFTIPPVEFTYFDLTTRRYKTLRTEEYHVNVSRGDGNENSVVLANFSDKEAVKHLNQDIRYIKLGDLQQEKVQTFFYGSWGYRLCYLVPLLLLAAFLLLNYRKARENANAARLKTKKANKVAIRRLKIAGKYLKERNSERFYDETLKALWGYIGDKLLLPVSELSRDNVAAKLSAYGADASLIERVMQVVDTCEFARYAPSQSDEAMDRLYDETLDVIGKMENVKR, encoded by the coding sequence ATGAAGATACGACGAATAGTTCTTACACTAACGGCCTGTCTGGCAATTCTCTCGCCCGTAGTGGCCGAAGAGGTGCGTTTTTCGGCCGCAGCCCCCAAGCAGGTGATACAAGGTCAGCAATTCCAAGTCGTTTATACCTTGCAGAATGCCGACGGGAACGAATTCAGGGCTCCCGATTTCTCCGGCTTTTCGGTCTTGTTCGGCCCCGCCACCTCGCAAAGCACGCAGGTGTCGATTGTCGGGGGCAAGATGACAAAGACCAATGAGTATTCCTATACCTATACGCTCCGTGCCGACAAAGAGGGAAATTACACCTTTGCCGCGGCAACCATTCTCGTCGATGGGAAACAGCTCACGTCGAACTCTTTGAACATTCAGGTGCTTCCTCCCGACAAGAATGCGCCGGCCGCTTCGCCGGGAAGCGCCTTCGGGCGTTCCTCGACACCATCGTCGCAGGTGGTCGAGCCCGAGTTCTTTGCCCGTCTCATTCTCTCCAAGACCAGCGTGTATGAGCAAGAACCCATATTGGCCACGGTCAAGGTCTACCTCCGTGGCGGGAACCTGCTGGGAATACAGAATGTGGTCCTGCCCAGCTTCGACGGTTTTGTCTCGCAAGAAATCGACTTGGGCAATCTACAAGTCGAGCTCGAAAATTATAACGGCAACAACTATCAGACCGTAGCTCTGAGGCAGGTGTTGCTCTATCCGCAACATGCCGGTGATTTGGAGATTTCTTCGGGTAAGTACGATGTGTCGATTCTTGTCGAACGGGCCATGCCGGGCATATTCCGCATGATGGGCGGGACGCAGGAGCTGGTGCGTTCGGCCACGACGGCCCCGGTTACCGTGAAAGTGAAACCCCTGCCCACACCCAGGCCCGCTTCTTTTATGAATGCCGTGGGCTCGAATCTCAAACTCACGTCGTCGTTGAGCAGCGAAACGCTTACCGCCAACGAAGCCGCCACCCTGAAACTGACCCTCTCGGGAACGGCCAATCTCAAATATGTGAAGAATCCCGAGGTGAAATTCCCCGTCGATTTCGATGTCTATGACCCCAAAATATCGACCGACCTTAAAAATACCCCCTCGGGTGTGAGCGGTACCCGCACGGTTGAATATACCGTCATACCCCGCAGCGCGGGAGAATTTACCATTCCTCCGGTCGAGTTTACCTATTTCGACTTGACGACCCGCCGATACAAGACTCTGCGCACCGAAGAGTATCATGTGAACGTTTCTCGCGGCGATGGCAACGAAAATTCGGTTGTCCTGGCCAATTTCTCCGACAAGGAAGCAGTAAAACATCTCAATCAGGATATACGCTATATCAAATTGGGTGATTTGCAGCAGGAAAAAGTGCAGACATTCTTCTATGGCTCGTGGGGCTATCGCCTCTGCTATTTGGTGCCCCTGCTTTTGTTGGCAGCTTTCCTGTTGCTCAATTACCGAAAGGCCCGTGAAAATGCCAATGCTGCCCGGCTTAAAACCAAGAAGGCCAACAAGGTGGCCATACGCCGTTTGAAGATTGCCGGCAAATATCTCAAAGAACGTAACAGCGAACGCTTCTACGATGAGACGCTCAAAGCCCTGTGGGGATATATCGGCGATAAGCTTTTGTTGCCTGTTTCAGAACTTTCCCGCGACAATGTCGCCGCCAAACTCTCGGCCTATGGCGCCGATGCCTCGCTCATCGAACGCGTGATGCAGGTGGTCGATACCTGTGAGTTTGCCCGTTACGCCCCGTCGCAGAGCGATGAGGCGATGGACCGCCTCTACGACGAGACCCTCGATGTGATAGGGAAAATGGAGAATGTCAAACGATAA
- a CDS encoding tetratricopeptide repeat protein has product MKRKICYLIVGAAVALMSSSGVAAQDVDAKTARQKLRAGNDDYKNEKYTEAEINYRRSLDADPSSSMAVYNIGNALFRQGKYDEAARQYENLTGRERPADEKTVSSANWYNLGNSLYMQEKYAESIEAYKNALRRNPDDHEARYNLRMAQLKLQQQQQQQQDNQQQQQNQNQQQNNQQNQKNNEQNRDKDKENQQNSSQQQPNPNQQNQDRQEERPADSGQPQGTMSPENAQQILDAMQQDEKATQEKVQKALLEQRQKRKTDKEW; this is encoded by the coding sequence ATGAAGCGGAAAATCTGTTACCTCATTGTCGGAGCGGCCGTTGCCCTGATGTCCTCGTCCGGGGTGGCGGCACAAGACGTCGATGCCAAGACGGCGCGGCAGAAATTGCGTGCCGGCAATGATGATTATAAAAACGAAAAATATACCGAGGCCGAAATCAATTATCGCCGTTCGCTCGATGCCGACCCCTCCTCGTCGATGGCGGTTTATAATATAGGCAACGCCCTCTTTCGTCAAGGCAAGTATGACGAGGCCGCCCGGCAGTATGAGAACCTCACCGGCCGGGAACGTCCCGCCGATGAGAAGACCGTGTCATCGGCCAACTGGTACAACCTGGGCAATTCGCTCTACATGCAGGAGAAGTATGCCGAGAGTATCGAGGCTTATAAGAACGCCTTGCGTCGTAATCCCGACGATCACGAGGCACGCTACAATTTGCGCATGGCCCAGTTGAAGTTGCAACAACAACAGCAACAGCAGCAGGACAATCAACAGCAGCAACAGAACCAAAACCAGCAGCAGAACAACCAGCAGAACCAGAAGAACAACGAGCAAAACCGCGACAAGGACAAGGAGAATCAGCAAAATTCTTCCCAACAGCAGCCCAATCCGAATCAGCAGAATCAAGACCGGCAGGAAGAACGTCCGGCCGACAGTGGGCAGCCGCAGGGAACCATGTCGCCCGAGAATGCCCAGCAGATTCTCGATGCCATGCAGCAAGACGAGAAAGCCACCCAGGAAAAAGTGCAGAAAGCCTTGCTCGAACAGCGGCAGAAACGTAAAACCGATAAAGAATGGTAA
- a CDS encoding VWA domain-containing protein, producing the protein MFRFANPEYLYLLLLLPAVWILYFYARWRNRRNMARMGRADVLQELMPDVSHYKPGLKFFLQQLALLILVFLVARPQMGAKVEIVKRQGVEIMIALDVSNSMMAQDISPSRLDRSKMLLSRLLDDLDDDKVGLIVFAGDAYIQLPITTDFVSAKMFLSNISPTMVPTQGTAIGQAIRLAMNSFSPDESADKAIIVITDGENHEGDAVAMAAEAAKRGIKVDVIGIGSPKGAPIPMGNQEGDFRKDRDGNVVITKLNEQMGQEIARAGEGLYVTADNTNGALRALLGEVKKMKKSDVESKVYSEYDEQFPLLAWIALALLLFDIFVLDTKNKLMKKVNFFDK; encoded by the coding sequence ATGTTCCGATTTGCCAACCCCGAATATCTTTATCTGCTGTTGCTCCTGCCGGCTGTGTGGATTCTTTATTTCTATGCCCGGTGGCGCAACCGTCGCAATATGGCCCGCATGGGACGTGCCGATGTGCTGCAAGAACTCATGCCCGACGTCTCGCACTATAAGCCCGGCCTGAAATTTTTCCTCCAACAACTGGCGTTGTTGATACTGGTCTTTCTCGTAGCCCGTCCGCAGATGGGAGCCAAGGTCGAAATCGTCAAGCGCCAGGGGGTCGAAATCATGATAGCCCTCGATGTCTCCAACTCGATGATGGCGCAAGACATTTCCCCGTCGCGTCTCGACCGTTCCAAGATGCTGTTGTCGCGTTTGCTCGACGACCTCGACGACGATAAGGTGGGGCTTATTGTCTTTGCCGGAGATGCCTACATACAACTTCCCATCACGACCGATTTTGTCTCGGCCAAGATGTTCCTTTCCAATATCTCGCCCACGATGGTCCCCACGCAGGGTACCGCCATCGGGCAGGCCATACGCTTGGCCATGAACTCTTTCTCGCCCGACGAGAGTGCCGACAAGGCCATTATCGTCATTACCGATGGCGAAAACCATGAAGGCGATGCCGTTGCCATGGCCGCCGAAGCGGCGAAGCGCGGCATAAAGGTCGATGTCATTGGTATCGGTTCGCCCAAGGGCGCTCCCATACCCATGGGCAATCAGGAAGGCGATTTCCGCAAAGACCGTGACGGGAATGTGGTGATTACCAAGCTCAATGAGCAGATGGGACAAGAAATCGCCCGGGCCGGCGAGGGCCTCTATGTGACGGCCGATAACACCAACGGTGCGTTGCGCGCGTTGCTGGGAGAAGTGAAGAAAATGAAAAAGTCCGATGTCGAAAGCAAAGTATATTCAGAGTATGACGAGCAATTCCCGTTGCTGGCATGGATAGCGCTGGCGTTGCTCCTCTTCGATATTTTTGTCCTCGACACCAAAAACAAACTCATGAAGAAGGTCAATTTCTTTGATAAGTAA
- a CDS encoding VWA domain-containing protein, protein MNFAHPSYLWLFLLFIPAVVWYVYKYKKAEASLQISSTFAFDRMGNSYKKYLRHLLFVLRLATVACLIVALARPQSTDYWSNQSTEGIDIVVTLDISSSMLARDFQPDRIEAAKDVAAQFISGRTTDNIGMVIFAGESFTLCPMTTDRAVLLNMLKEVRCGMIDDPTAIGDALATAVSRIKEGPAKSKTIILLTDGTNNAGDITPETAAQIAATFGIRVYTIGVGTKGEAPYPVQTPYGITYQNAPVEIDEVTLQKIADTTGGEYFRATSKDVLKQIFSEIDKLEKTKLVVKEFSKKEELFLPWGMAALLLLLAEMLLRHTLLRNIP, encoded by the coding sequence ATGAATTTCGCACACCCGTCATACCTGTGGCTTTTCTTGCTCTTTATCCCGGCCGTGGTGTGGTATGTCTACAAGTACAAGAAAGCCGAAGCCTCGTTGCAGATTTCTTCGACCTTTGCATTCGACCGCATGGGCAACAGCTATAAGAAATATCTGCGGCATCTGCTCTTTGTCCTGCGTCTTGCCACGGTAGCCTGCCTTATTGTCGCCTTGGCACGTCCGCAATCGACCGACTATTGGAGCAACCAGTCGACCGAGGGTATCGACATTGTCGTCACGCTCGACATTTCGAGCAGTATGTTGGCCCGTGACTTTCAGCCCGACCGCATCGAAGCGGCCAAGGACGTGGCCGCACAATTCATCTCCGGCCGCACTACCGACAACATCGGTATGGTCATCTTTGCCGGGGAGAGTTTTACCCTCTGTCCCATGACCACCGATCGGGCTGTCCTGCTCAACATGCTTAAAGAGGTGCGTTGCGGAATGATTGACGACCCCACCGCCATCGGCGATGCTCTGGCTACGGCCGTCAGCCGCATCAAGGAGGGCCCGGCCAAGTCGAAGACCATCATTCTCCTCACCGATGGTACCAACAATGCCGGCGATATAACCCCCGAGACCGCGGCACAGATTGCCGCGACGTTTGGCATCAGGGTCTATACCATAGGCGTGGGCACCAAGGGAGAAGCTCCCTATCCCGTACAGACGCCTTATGGCATAACCTACCAGAACGCACCGGTCGAAATCGATGAGGTCACGTTGCAGAAAATCGCCGATACCACCGGCGGCGAATATTTCAGGGCGACCAGCAAGGACGTCTTGAAACAGATTTTCTCCGAAATCGACAAGCTCGAAAAAACCAAACTTGTCGTCAAGGAGTTCAGTAAAAAAGAAGAACTGTTCCTCCCCTGGGGTATGGCGGCTCTGCTGCTGTTGCTGGCCGAGATGCTTTTGCGGCACACCCTGCTGCGCAATATCCCATAA
- a CDS encoding DUF4381 family protein — MTRRIALSLLALVAIMATGTPARAVAADVSVHASIDSLTLWMGEQTRIRLEVAQDAGDQVWLLPTFADTLVRGIEILEVSRPDTTDLGQGRIQIDRSLLVTSFDSGFFYIPPFRYLSGVDTLTTEALSLKILPMDVDTTQSIVDIKGVRAPSSAWWLLLWDNMPLWGWIVLLVILLAALAYIAYRIYVKRFARKREDVSPEELLPPHEKALMALSQLRDEKLWQGGREKEYYTHLTDILREYLSGRFGIQAMEMTSAQIVEALRSNQETRLFNKQMKEILEMADFVKFAKLKPAPDDNESAMRNAVSFVEETRPQEVPAGDPATPADGSPADSAVQGAPAAKETTPEVSDTQSESDWEKYGPSNKPRL; from the coding sequence ATCACACGACGCATCGCACTCAGCCTCCTGGCTCTTGTCGCCATCATGGCGACCGGAACGCCGGCTCGGGCGGTTGCTGCCGATGTGTCGGTGCATGCGTCGATTGACTCGCTGACCCTGTGGATGGGAGAGCAGACCCGCATACGCCTCGAAGTGGCCCAAGATGCCGGCGACCAGGTGTGGCTTTTACCCACTTTTGCCGACACCCTTGTCCGGGGAATAGAGATACTCGAAGTGTCGCGTCCCGACACGACCGACTTGGGGCAGGGCCGCATACAAATCGACCGCAGCCTGTTGGTTACCTCGTTCGACTCGGGCTTTTTCTATATTCCGCCCTTCCGCTACCTGTCGGGAGTCGATACCCTCACGACCGAAGCCCTCAGTCTTAAAATTCTTCCCATGGACGTCGATACCACGCAGTCCATTGTCGACATCAAGGGGGTGCGGGCTCCTTCGTCGGCTTGGTGGCTTCTCCTGTGGGACAACATGCCGTTGTGGGGTTGGATAGTGTTGTTGGTTATCCTTCTGGCAGCCTTGGCCTACATCGCTTACCGAATCTATGTGAAGCGGTTTGCCCGCAAGCGCGAAGACGTGTCGCCCGAGGAACTCCTTCCCCCGCACGAAAAAGCCCTCATGGCTCTCTCCCAATTACGCGACGAGAAGTTGTGGCAGGGGGGGCGTGAAAAAGAGTATTATACCCATCTTACCGATATTTTGCGGGAGTATCTCTCGGGTCGTTTTGGCATTCAGGCCATGGAGATGACTTCGGCTCAAATCGTCGAAGCACTGCGTTCGAACCAGGAAACCCGCCTTTTCAACAAGCAGATGAAGGAGATTCTCGAAATGGCCGACTTCGTGAAGTTTGCCAAGCTCAAACCGGCTCCCGACGACAATGAGTCGGCCATGCGCAATGCCGTTTCCTTCGTCGAGGAGACGCGACCGCAGGAGGTTCCCGCCGGTGACCCGGCCACGCCTGCCGACGGTTCGCCTGCCGACTCGGCGGTTCAGGGTGCCCCTGCTGCCAAAGAAACAACCCCGGAAGTCTCCGACACCCAATCGGAAAGCGACTGGGAAAAATATGGACCCTCAAATAAGCCTCGATTATGA
- a CDS encoding DUF58 domain-containing protein produces MDTTELLKKVRRIEIKTRGLSRNIFAGQYHSAFKGRGMAFSEVREYQYGDDVRDIDWNVTARQQRPYVKVFEEEREMTVMLLVDVSASRNFGAVGEMKKEMMTEIAATLAFSTIQNNDKIGVIFFSDRIEKFIPPKKGKKHVLYIIRELIDFTPEHTGTDLSQVLRYLTNAIKKRCTVFLISDFITPEDFSGAMTIANRKHDVVAIQVYDKREAELPRVGLVKLHDAERGGDVWVDTSSRRVRENYAAWWNERQAQMDESLKKSRVDITSVATDEDFVVALMNLFKRRL; encoded by the coding sequence ATGGACACAACCGAGTTGCTGAAAAAGGTCCGTCGCATCGAGATAAAGACGCGCGGACTTTCTCGAAACATTTTTGCCGGGCAATACCATTCGGCCTTCAAAGGGCGGGGTATGGCCTTCTCGGAGGTGCGCGAATACCAGTATGGCGACGATGTGAGAGACATCGATTGGAATGTGACCGCCCGGCAGCAGCGTCCTTATGTCAAGGTTTTTGAAGAGGAACGCGAAATGACCGTTATGTTGCTGGTCGATGTCTCGGCCAGTCGCAATTTCGGCGCCGTGGGTGAAATGAAAAAAGAGATGATGACCGAGATTGCCGCCACGTTGGCCTTCTCTACCATACAGAACAACGACAAGATAGGTGTCATCTTTTTCTCCGACCGCATCGAGAAATTTATACCCCCCAAGAAGGGAAAGAAACACGTCCTCTACATCATACGCGAGCTCATCGATTTCACCCCCGAGCACACCGGTACCGACCTCTCCCAAGTCTTGCGTTACCTTACCAATGCCATCAAGAAGCGTTGCACGGTATTCCTCATTTCCGATTTCATCACCCCCGAAGATTTTTCCGGGGCCATGACCATCGCCAACCGCAAGCACGATGTCGTTGCCATACAGGTCTATGACAAGCGTGAGGCCGAGTTGCCTCGCGTGGGGCTGGTCAAGTTGCACGATGCCGAGCGGGGAGGCGATGTATGGGTCGATACCTCTTCGCGGCGGGTGCGCGAAAACTATGCCGCTTGGTGGAACGAACGGCAGGCGCAGATGGACGAATCGCTGAAAAAAAGTCGCGTCGACATCACCTCGGTAGCTACCGACGAAGATTTCGTCGTGGCGTTGATGAACCTTTTTAAACGCCGTTTATAG
- a CDS encoding MoxR family ATPase, with protein sequence MSQTVDIRELNELIASKSSFVNMITMGMDRVIVGQKHLVDSLMIGLLSNGHILLEGVPGLAKTLAIKTLASLIDAKYSRIQFTPDLLPADVVGTMVYSQAKEQFLVKKGPVFANFVLADEINRAPAKVQSALLEAMQERQVTIGENTYKLDDPFLVMATQNPIEQEGTYPLPEAQVDRFLLKVIINYPKKEEEKLIIRQNIAGEKAEVKPVLKTEDIIEARKVVQQVYIDEKIERYIVDIVFASRFPQDHGMADLKNMIAFGASPRASINLALAARSYAFLKQRGYVVPEDVRAVCHDVMRHRIGLTYEAEANNITTEEIVSEILNKVEVP encoded by the coding sequence ATGAGCCAGACAGTAGATATCAGGGAGCTTAATGAGCTGATTGCCAGTAAAAGCTCATTCGTAAACATGATTACCATGGGCATGGACCGCGTCATCGTGGGACAGAAACATCTCGTCGATTCGTTGATGATAGGTCTCCTGTCCAACGGACATATCTTGCTCGAAGGTGTGCCGGGATTGGCCAAGACCCTTGCCATCAAGACGTTGGCGTCGCTCATCGATGCCAAGTACAGCCGCATACAGTTCACGCCCGACTTGCTCCCGGCCGATGTGGTGGGAACCATGGTATATAGCCAGGCCAAAGAGCAGTTTTTGGTAAAAAAAGGCCCGGTTTTTGCCAACTTCGTCCTGGCCGATGAAATAAACCGTGCCCCGGCCAAAGTGCAAAGTGCGCTGCTCGAAGCCATGCAGGAGCGTCAGGTCACCATCGGGGAGAATACCTACAAGCTCGATGACCCGTTCCTCGTCATGGCCACCCAGAACCCCATCGAGCAAGAGGGTACCTATCCGCTTCCCGAAGCTCAGGTCGACCGTTTCCTGCTCAAAGTCATCATCAACTATCCCAAGAAAGAAGAAGAAAAACTCATCATACGCCAGAATATCGCCGGAGAAAAAGCCGAGGTGAAACCCGTGCTGAAAACCGAAGACATCATCGAAGCCCGCAAGGTGGTGCAACAAGTGTATATCGATGAGAAAATAGAACGCTACATCGTCGACATCGTCTTTGCCTCGCGTTTCCCCCAAGACCACGGTATGGCCGACCTCAAAAATATGATCGCCTTCGGGGCCTCCCCCCGTGCCTCCATCAATTTGGCTTTGGCCGCCCGTTCCTATGCCTTCCTCAAACAACGCGGATATGTCGTTCCCGAAGATGTGCGTGCCGTATGCCACGACGTCATGCGTCACCGCATCGGCCTTACCTATGAAGCCGAGGCCAACAACATCACCACCGAAGAAATCGTCAGCGAAATCCTCAACAAGGTCGAAGTGCCTTAA